In the genome of Massilibacterium senegalense, the window AAGTAACGGTCATGCGATACCGTTATGACAACACCCGAAAAGTCTTCTAAGTACGCTTCTAACACTGTTAACGTTTCTGTGTCCAAATCATTCGTTGGTTCATCCAGAAGAAGTACGTTCGGTTTCATCATTAATAACCGCAGTAAAAACAAGCGACGTTTTTCGCCTCCAGATAATTTATAAATAGGGGTACCGTGTGTATGCATGGGAAATAAAAAACGCTCTAACATTTGTGCAGCGGATGCGGTACTACCATCTCCAGTGGTCACCACTTCTGCTGCTTCTCGAATATATTCAATCATACGTAAGTTTTCATTCATATCCACGTTTTCTTGTGTATAATAACCGATTTTGACTGTTTGACCTGTGATACATTCTCCTGTATCTAATTGGATTTTTCCTGCTAGTACATTTAACAGTGTCGATTTCCCGCTCCCATTTCGCCCAACAATCCCAATACGATCTTTTTGTTTGATAAGAAAATCAAAATGATGTAAAATCACATGCTGTTCCAATTGAAGAGAAGCATCTTTTAATTCTACTACTTGTTTCCCAAGTCTACTTCCGGAAAGATTCATCTCTAACGTTTCTTTTTTTGTTGCATTGCCAACCTTTTCTGCTAACTCTTCAAATCGACCGATTCGTGCTTTTTGTTTCGTCGTTCGTGCTTTTGCTCCGCGGCGCATCCACGCCAGTTCTTGGCGATATAAATTCCGTCTTTTTTGTGCAGTTTGTACTTCTTCCTCTTCACGAATTGCTTTCGCTTCAATGAACGCTTGATAGTTCCCAATATACGTATACAATTTCCCGCCATCTAGCTCAAAAATTCGCGTAGAAACTTGATCTAAAAAGTACCGATCATGCGTGACAACTAGCAATGCTCCTTGGTATTTACTTAAATAATCTTCCAACCATTTAATCGTCTCATAATCCAAGTGGTTTGTCGGTTCATCCAATAACAATAAATCAGGTGTTTCAATTAAGACTTGCGCTAATGCCACACGCTTTTTTTGTCCTCCGGAAAGTTCCCCAATTTTTTGTTTAAAATGATACAATCCAAGCTTCGCTAAAATAGTTTTCGCATTAGCATTGGCATCCCAAGCCTGTTCGTGATCCATCTCATTTTGTAATGTTAACACTTTCTTTTGAATCATTTCATTCATTGGATCTTGTTCTAAATCAAGTAAAGCCGATTCATACTCTTTCATTATTTTGATCATTTTTGCATCACTCTCAAATACCGCATCTAATACCGTTATATTTTCATCTAAAATTGGTTCTTGCGGCAAGTATCGAATCATATAATCACTAGGGTGAGAGAAATCCCCCATATCTGGCAAATCAATGGTGGCAATAATTTTTAAT includes:
- a CDS encoding ABC-F family ATP-binding cassette domain-containing protein, giving the protein MKIYKAENITKTYGDKTLFRDISFTINEKEHIGLIGVNGTGKSSLLKIIATIDLPDMGDFSHPSDYMIRYLPQEPILDENITVLDAVFESDAKMIKIMKEYESALLDLEQDPMNEMIQKKVLTLQNEMDHEQAWDANANAKTILAKLGLYHFKQKIGELSGGQKKRVALAQVLIETPDLLLLDEPTNHLDYETIKWLEDYLSKYQGALLVVTHDRYFLDQVSTRIFELDGGKLYTYIGNYQAFIEAKAIREEEEVQTAQKRRNLYRQELAWMRRGAKARTTKQKARIGRFEELAEKVGNATKKETLEMNLSGSRLGKQVVELKDASLQLEQHVILHHFDFLIKQKDRIGIVGRNGSGKSTLLNVLAGKIQLDTGECITGQTVKIGYYTQENVDMNENLRMIEYIREAAEVVTTGDGSTASAAQMLERFLFPMHTHGTPIYKLSGGEKRRLFLLRLLMMKPNVLLLDEPTNDLDTETLTVLEAYLEDFSGVVITVSHDRYFLDKVANQLLILQGAGEIETYVGKYTDYLELEVEKNRLLQEEKEEKQKPVQQVETKKKKMTYMEKKEWEEIDDIIASVEEKMEQINEDILQTGSDFEKAQAFLEQQQQLNEQLEQLMERWEYLAELAEG